In Actinoplanes derwentensis, the following proteins share a genomic window:
- a CDS encoding ABC transporter ATP-binding protein: protein MGAVTATELVKTYGSGDRSVRAVDGVSATFDRGRFTAIMGPSGSGKSTFMHCLAGLDTVTSGSITIGGTEITGLSDRALTAVRRDRVGFVFQSFNLLPQLTARQNITLPAELAGRTVDQGMFDQVVGILGIGDRLDHRPAELSGGQQQRVALARALSTRPDVIFADEPTGNLDSRSGAEVLSFLRDSVHRLGQTVVMVTHDQSAAAYADRVLVLADGRIVQDTSR from the coding sequence ATGGGCGCCGTCACCGCGACCGAGCTGGTCAAGACGTACGGCTCCGGTGATCGTTCGGTCCGGGCCGTCGACGGGGTCTCGGCCACCTTCGACCGGGGCCGGTTCACCGCCATCATGGGCCCGTCCGGGTCCGGCAAGTCGACGTTCATGCACTGCCTCGCCGGTCTCGACACCGTCACCAGCGGCAGCATCACCATCGGCGGCACCGAGATCACCGGCCTGTCCGACCGGGCGCTGACCGCGGTGCGCCGCGACCGGGTCGGTTTCGTCTTCCAGTCGTTCAACCTGCTCCCCCAGTTGACCGCCCGGCAGAACATCACGCTGCCCGCCGAGCTGGCCGGCCGCACCGTCGACCAGGGGATGTTCGACCAGGTCGTCGGCATCCTCGGGATCGGTGACCGCCTCGATCACCGGCCGGCCGAGCTGTCCGGCGGCCAGCAGCAGCGGGTCGCCCTGGCCCGGGCCCTGAGCACCCGCCCCGACGTGATCTTCGCCGACGAGCCGACTGGCAACCTCGACTCCCGCTCCGGCGCCGAAGTCCTCAGTTTCCTGCGTGACTCGGTGCACCGCCTCGGCCAGACCGTCGTGATGGTCACCCACGACCAGAGCGCCGCGGCGTACGCCGATCGGGTCCTGGTCCTGGCCGACGGCCGCATCGTGCAGGACACCAGCCGGTGA
- a CDS encoding response regulator: protein MSIRVLLVDDQALVRAGFVMVLSAQPDMTVVGEAGDGAQALTLLDQVTADVVVMDIRMPVMDGVEATRRICADPGGPRVLVLTTFDTDDDAFAALQAGASAFLLKNSPPEQLLEAIRTVAAGESVVAPRVTRALLDRFAGQLTLPGRADERLSALTEREREVLELVATGRSNAEIAGRLHVAESTVKTHFGRILAKLELRDRVHAVVFAYEIGLVKPGP, encoded by the coding sequence GTGAGTATCCGGGTGCTGCTCGTCGACGACCAGGCGCTGGTGCGGGCCGGTTTCGTGATGGTGCTGTCCGCGCAGCCGGACATGACGGTGGTCGGCGAGGCCGGCGACGGCGCGCAAGCCCTCACCCTGCTGGACCAGGTGACCGCCGACGTGGTGGTGATGGACATCCGGATGCCGGTGATGGACGGCGTCGAGGCGACCCGGCGGATCTGCGCCGATCCGGGCGGGCCCCGGGTGCTGGTGCTCACCACGTTCGACACCGACGACGACGCGTTCGCCGCACTGCAGGCCGGAGCGAGCGCGTTCCTGCTGAAGAACTCACCGCCCGAGCAACTGCTGGAGGCGATCCGGACGGTGGCGGCCGGGGAGTCGGTGGTGGCGCCGCGGGTCACCCGGGCGCTGCTGGACCGGTTCGCCGGGCAGCTCACCCTGCCGGGCCGCGCCGACGAGCGCCTGTCCGCGCTGACCGAGCGCGAGCGGGAGGTCCTGGAGCTGGTCGCGACGGGCCGGTCGAACGCGGAGATCGCCGGGCGGCTGCACGTCGCCGAGTCCACGGTGAAGACCCACTTCGGGCGGATCCTGGCGAAACTGGAGTTACGCGACCGGGTGCACGCGGTGGTTTTCGCGTACGAGATCGGCCTGGTCAAACCAGGGCCGTAG
- a CDS encoding sensor histidine kinase — protein sequence MGRRELLLLWDLIIVTVVATIALQYRSSSLWDVLIGLTMAAALVARRFAPVRVFAVVSALGLLQVVVASAVPAGYDLAVLVAMAAVVTHARSARAGYLSLVVVAISVLFGTVLRIDDSWEGSAVTYPYLADSGAVLGACGALWLIAYVMRGNRDRVAIAERERDHLARLAAADERAFIARELHDVVAHSLAVMIAQADGASYVAGTDTERAREAMRTVAGTGREALADMHRIVAVLRGTGDDTEPDRRRLGIDQLDSIVDGARAAGLGVDLRIDGDTGQLSPAVELTVFRIVQESLTNVLRHAGTGTKVTVDLGLAEDRVTLEVTDDGTGRTGAGGVGGGNGLTGMRERVAVHHGKFSAGPRPGSGWSVRAMIPR from the coding sequence GTGGGCAGGCGTGAGCTTCTACTCCTCTGGGACCTGATCATCGTCACGGTGGTGGCGACGATCGCTCTGCAGTACCGGTCCAGTTCGCTGTGGGACGTGCTGATCGGCCTCACGATGGCCGCGGCCCTGGTGGCCCGGCGCTTCGCACCGGTCCGGGTGTTCGCGGTGGTCAGCGCTCTCGGTCTGCTCCAGGTGGTCGTCGCCTCAGCGGTTCCGGCCGGGTACGACCTGGCGGTGCTCGTGGCCATGGCAGCCGTCGTCACGCACGCGCGGTCCGCCCGGGCCGGTTACCTGTCGCTGGTCGTGGTGGCGATCAGCGTGCTGTTCGGCACCGTGCTCAGGATCGACGACTCCTGGGAGGGCTCGGCCGTCACCTATCCGTACCTGGCCGACAGCGGTGCCGTGCTCGGTGCGTGCGGGGCGTTGTGGCTGATCGCGTACGTGATGCGCGGCAACCGGGACCGGGTGGCCATCGCCGAACGCGAACGCGACCACCTGGCCCGGCTGGCCGCCGCCGACGAACGGGCGTTCATCGCCCGCGAGTTGCACGACGTGGTGGCGCACAGCCTCGCCGTGATGATCGCGCAGGCCGACGGCGCCAGCTACGTCGCCGGCACCGACACCGAACGGGCGCGGGAGGCGATGCGCACGGTCGCGGGCACCGGGCGGGAGGCACTGGCCGACATGCACCGGATCGTGGCGGTGCTGCGCGGCACCGGCGACGACACCGAACCGGACCGGCGGCGGCTGGGCATCGACCAGCTCGACAGCATCGTCGACGGTGCGCGGGCCGCGGGTCTCGGCGTTGACCTGCGTATCGACGGTGACACCGGGCAGTTGTCCCCGGCAGTGGAGCTGACGGTGTTCCGGATCGTGCAGGAGTCACTGACCAACGTGCTGCGGCACGCCGGAACCGGAACGAAGGTCACGGTGGACCTCGGGCTGGCCGAGGACCGGGTGACGCTGGAGGTCACCGACGACGGGACCGGCCGGACCGGTGCGGGTGGCGTCGGTGGCGGCAACGGGCTGACCGGGATGCGCGAGCGGGTAGCCGTACACCATGGGAAGTTCTCCGCCGGGCCCCGCCCGGGCTCCGGATGGTCGGTCCGTGCCATGATCCCGCGGTGA
- a CDS encoding FtsX-like permease family protein produces MNVSVLRTQLSGVLRRPGRTLMTGLSVLVAAFVVFGTVLAYQVVTRTTLDTFSQTPTGVSLVAFAAGGYPVSPQQITEIRATAGVVRVTGRTTVSFTVGDESTGNRLDVLSDPGSGPLSRLTLVSGAYPSGARQIAVDRRAAGRLGVTAGSRLRLHLGDEAEPVTVTVTGVVDGPRDDTERAWAPDHVVAGLSGEEGFRRVDVLAEPGADLIAMTTTISDRLLRDPTAYVSVTTGDAMRVREARDAVSQFDQLFALIGMFVAIAVVAAALVATSTFRIVFAQRLRQLALLRTIGAQRGQLVFALAVEGAVVGLVTGTAGVLLAQAAGLVAPALAGLAGHTLSGPGVPVGAAVAVVIGAGLLTVGAVLAPAFSAAGVAPLQALRSASTAAAERGIEAPRLVSGLILVAAAASLGAVTGARMDTGGNELLLYIVGVGALGFGALIVLGPLLIRPVLAVAGWPLRRLGPTGRLAVSGIGGAPRRAAAVSVVVALGVTMLAGTVVGINSLQLWTDQEMAARNPADLALIAEEPDGFEQAVAAVRAEPRFRDVTPFRLGDFTAANLGFSHSAIQIDMAGLPALRSLQASAGTITALAPGRAILSAPAAADLNAAVGDTVTLQSEGATGKVSVEVVAILTGEGPLRSGAVLTAADLDSLGVSGPGVLADIASGTRDEALAVLRRIAAPAGAEVAVLADARDKADAEVSSLFAAALGLLGLTVLIAVVGVGTTTGLSVLERTRESGLLRALGLTRARLRLMIGVEAGLYGLVGAILGIVLGVPMAWLTLEALRLDLPLTFPAGWLATILLAITAITVLAGLLPARRAAKVSPVAALAID; encoded by the coding sequence GTGAACGTCAGCGTGCTGCGCACCCAGCTCAGCGGGGTTCTGCGCCGCCCCGGCCGGACGCTGATGACCGGGCTGTCGGTGCTGGTCGCGGCGTTCGTCGTGTTCGGCACGGTCCTCGCCTACCAGGTCGTCACCCGGACCACCCTGGACACGTTCAGCCAGACACCGACCGGGGTGAGCCTGGTGGCGTTCGCCGCCGGCGGCTACCCGGTGTCCCCGCAGCAGATCACCGAGATCCGGGCCACCGCCGGGGTCGTCCGGGTCACGGGCCGCACGACCGTCTCGTTCACCGTCGGCGACGAGAGCACCGGCAACCGGCTGGACGTGCTGTCCGACCCCGGCAGCGGCCCACTCTCCCGGCTCACCCTGGTCTCCGGGGCCTATCCGTCCGGGGCCCGGCAGATCGCGGTGGACCGGCGGGCGGCCGGGCGCCTCGGGGTGACGGCCGGCAGCCGGCTGCGGCTGCACCTCGGTGACGAGGCCGAGCCGGTGACGGTGACCGTCACCGGTGTCGTCGACGGACCGCGCGACGACACCGAACGCGCCTGGGCCCCGGATCACGTGGTCGCGGGCCTCAGCGGCGAGGAGGGTTTCCGCCGGGTCGATGTGCTCGCCGAGCCGGGCGCCGACCTGATCGCGATGACGACCACGATCTCCGACCGGCTGCTGCGCGATCCGACCGCCTACGTCAGCGTCACCACCGGCGACGCGATGCGGGTCCGGGAGGCCCGCGACGCGGTGAGCCAGTTCGACCAGTTGTTCGCCCTGATCGGGATGTTCGTGGCGATCGCCGTGGTCGCCGCCGCCCTGGTCGCCACCTCGACGTTCCGGATCGTGTTCGCCCAGCGGCTGCGGCAGTTGGCCCTGCTGCGCACGATCGGCGCCCAGCGCGGCCAGCTGGTGTTCGCCCTGGCCGTCGAAGGCGCGGTGGTCGGCCTGGTCACCGGCACCGCCGGGGTCCTGCTGGCCCAGGCGGCCGGGCTGGTCGCTCCCGCACTCGCCGGCCTGGCCGGCCACACCCTGTCCGGGCCCGGTGTCCCGGTGGGCGCGGCCGTCGCCGTGGTGATCGGCGCCGGGCTGCTGACCGTCGGCGCGGTGCTGGCTCCGGCGTTCTCGGCCGCCGGGGTCGCCCCGCTGCAGGCGCTGCGCAGCGCGAGCACCGCCGCCGCCGAACGCGGCATCGAAGCGCCCCGCCTGGTGTCCGGCCTGATCCTGGTGGCCGCGGCCGCCAGTCTCGGCGCGGTGACCGGCGCGCGGATGGACACCGGCGGCAACGAGTTGCTGCTCTACATCGTCGGGGTCGGCGCCCTCGGTTTCGGTGCGCTGATCGTGCTCGGCCCGCTGCTGATCCGCCCGGTGCTGGCCGTCGCCGGCTGGCCGTTGCGGCGGCTCGGCCCCACCGGCCGGCTCGCGGTCAGCGGCATCGGCGGCGCACCCCGCCGGGCCGCGGCGGTCTCGGTGGTGGTGGCGCTCGGCGTGACCATGCTGGCCGGCACCGTCGTCGGCATCAACAGCCTGCAACTGTGGACCGATCAGGAGATGGCCGCCCGCAACCCGGCCGACCTGGCCCTGATCGCCGAAGAGCCGGACGGATTCGAGCAGGCGGTGGCCGCGGTCCGGGCCGAGCCCCGGTTCCGGGACGTGACACCGTTCCGGCTGGGTGATTTCACCGCCGCGAACCTGGGCTTCTCCCACAGCGCCATCCAGATCGACATGGCCGGACTGCCCGCGCTGCGCAGCCTGCAAGCGTCCGCCGGGACGATCACGGCGCTCGCCCCCGGCCGGGCGATCCTGTCGGCACCGGCCGCCGCCGACCTGAACGCCGCCGTCGGCGACACGGTCACCCTGCAGTCCGAGGGCGCGACGGGGAAGGTCAGCGTCGAGGTGGTGGCGATCCTCACCGGCGAGGGCCCACTGCGATCCGGTGCGGTGCTGACCGCGGCCGATCTGGACTCGCTGGGCGTCAGCGGGCCCGGCGTGCTGGCCGACATCGCCTCCGGCACCCGCGACGAGGCCCTGGCGGTGCTGCGCCGCATCGCCGCGCCCGCCGGAGCCGAGGTGGCGGTGCTGGCCGACGCGCGGGACAAGGCTGACGCCGAGGTGTCGTCGTTGTTCGCGGCCGCACTCGGGCTGCTCGGCCTGACCGTGCTGATCGCGGTCGTCGGGGTGGGCACCACCACCGGCCTGTCGGTGCTGGAACGCACCCGCGAGTCCGGACTGCTGCGGGCGCTGGGCCTGACCCGGGCCCGGTTGCGGCTGATGATCGGTGTGGAGGCGGGCCTGTACGGGCTGGTCGGCGCGATCCTCGGCATCGTGCTGGGGGTGCCGATGGCCTGGCTGACCCTGGAGGCGTTACGGCTGGACCTGCCGTTGACGTTCCCGGCCGGCTGGCTGGCCACCATTCTGTTGGCCATCACCGCGATCACCGTGCTGGCCGGGTTGCTCCCGGCCCGCCGCGCGGCGAAGGTGAGCCCGGTGGCCGCCCTGGCGATCGACTGA